The DNA window AACGGAACCGGGTCCGGCTGGCCGAGGGGATCGGCCTGACGCCGGATCGGCTCGTGTGGATGGAACAGATCCACGGGCGCAATGTCGAAATCATCGATGGGCCACGGAATGCGCCGGTGCCCGCCACCGACGCACTGGTGACGACGGTGCCGGGGCTGGCGCTGGTGGTGCTCACCGCGGACTGTGTGCCGATTCTGCTCTCCGATGACGAGGCGGGTGTGCTCGCGGCCGTGCATGCCGGGCGGATCGGTGCCCGCATCGGCATCGTGCCGCGGGTACTGGACGCGATGGTTTCGGTCGGCGCCCGGCTCGAGCGGATCGGCGCATTCCTCGGTCCGGCGGCCTCGGGTCGTCAGTACGAGGTGCCCGCCGCGATGCGCGCCGATGTCGAGGCGCATCTGCCTGGCAGTGCGACCACG is part of the Nocardia sp. NBC_00565 genome and encodes:
- the pgeF gene encoding peptidoglycan editing factor PgeF, with product MTAPTTVTVRRVTTTRAGGFSAPPYDSFNLGDHVGDDPATVQRNRVRLAEGIGLTPDRLVWMEQIHGRNVEIIDGPRNAPVPATDALVTTVPGLALVVLTADCVPILLSDDEAGVLAAVHAGRIGARIGIVPRVLDAMVSVGARLERIGAFLGPAASGRQYEVPAAMRADVEAHLPGSATTTVRGTPALDLRAGIRRQLTEAGVAGVAVDPRCTIEDKTLFSHRRGAPTGRIAGVIWMQAQA